The DNA segment GAATGGATGGATTGCGGCCTGAGTCCGCAAGAAGTATATGCTCTGTAATTAGAATTTTTGAAGTCACAGGTGAGGGCCCGGTTCTGGCCGGGCCTTTCACTTCTTTAATTGGTTAAAGTAATTGTTTGGGTGCAAGCAGTTTCATTTCGCAGTTACAGATTGTGTGCTGTACGATGTGCGAATGCCTTGAATTGTGTGCGAAATAGGAGTAAATATGTTTAACTGCAAAGTATTTGTCAAAACGTTTGTACTTGTTCTGTTTATGGCTTTCGGGGGTTACGCAACAGGTGCGGCTCCTGAAACACTGACCCAGCAAGTTAATCACAACGGCGGGACATTGACACTGAGAATGACAAAGGAAACAGTGAGGGGGCCGCAATTTAATGTGAAAGTCCAAAATGCCTCTGGTGCATACGGCGATTACACCGCCGGCGAAGTTCGAACTTATATGGGAACCGTTGATGAAGATCCTTCAGCTCTGGTAGCTGGTGTATTGAGCGACAACGGTCAGCTGAAAACGAAGATATATTTTGATCGCGGCCATACATTGTTTACAGAGGGTGCTGCGGTAACAGGTCATCGAGGAAGCGGGATACCAGCTTACTCTTTGCCCACTATGGCGACATTGGGTGCCGGCCGTGTAGGTGGTGATATGTACCGTTTCAATATCGGCATTGACGTGGCTTACTGGTTTTATAACAGACACAACGATGTGGGGAAATGTTTGGAGATGGTGGAATTCGCTGCTTGCCAACTGAAGGCAATGTATACGCAAAATGCCCTCCTTATGCCGGCTCTCAGCCTGGTGGTAATTCGAACTTCTGCAGAGGCATGCCCTTACGAGGGAGTATTTGGTAATACCCAGCTGGGAGTGATGAAAAATCAATGGAATAATGATCATTACGCCAACCTAGAAGGATACGAAGCCGCAGCTCTTGGTGTAGGGCAACTCGGTGGTGGCGTAGCTTGGGTTGGGCAGCTCTATCCATCTGATGCCCGATATTGTTTTAACGGTATTTCGGGCGACGGCAACTTCGATATTTTGGCGAGGCATGAATTAGGACACCTCTGGGGGGGGCTTGATAATCAGGCCGGCCGGCCTGAAGGTTCAACTATTATGTGCGGCAATTATTATGGCCGATTCTCAGGACCCGTACTAGAGAGAATTATTAATAATCGCAATAAGTACCAGAATGCTCATGTTAATATCGGGAAATATACAAATATTCAAATTCCTCCGTATGCTGCGCTCGACGTTATGGCTGAAGGAATCAGAGAGGGTAATAGCTGGCGTTTTGATGTGATGGCAAACGACCATGATGCTAATGCTGAGGCCATGTCTATATATAACTACGACAGCAGTTCAAACCTTGGCGGTACTGTAACTTTGTCCCAGGGTACAGGACCTGACGGGCGAGATGAACTGCTTTATTTTGCGCCCATTGGTAAAACCGGCACAGACAGTTTTCATTACACTATAGAGGATTCGTCGGGCAGTCGTGCTACTGGTGTTGTGGTAGCGAAAATAGTGGCTGGCGAAAAAATTCATGCTTACTGGCCTTTAGATGAAATGACTGGCACGACTGCTCAGGATATTGCTTACAATGCCAACGGAACACTTAACGGGGGACTGGATTTCGCAAATGACAGCGTAACCGGCAAATATGATTCAGCCCTCAACTTCGATGGTGTTGATGATTACATCGCATTAGGTACTGATCCCGCACTGTCTGGTACTTTTGGATTTTCTATTTCTGCCTGGGTAAAGACCACCGCATCTGGTGTTATTATTCAGCAGAGAGATGGCAGTGTAGGCGGGTATAATGGTCAATATATAGTCAGAGTCAACTCTGACGGGACTGCTGGTTTTGTGGTTTATAACGATGGCTATCAATTAAACTTTGCCAGTACACAAAAGGTTAATGACGGCAATTGGCATCACATTGTGGCCGTTCGCCAAGGCAACGATGGTTATATTTATGTTGATGCGGGTGCACCGGCAACAGACAGCGGACCAGTAAAATCTCTGAATGCAAATCTCGCAGTCTCGATAGGTGTGGATATAAGGGATTCTGTCGGCTATTTCGATGGTGTTATCGATGATGTTAAAATTTACAATTATCCTATTACAGCGCAACGAATTACTGACATTTACACTGGGGATATACGGTCGGACCTTTTGAGTCCCAAAGACGGCAGCGCAGGTGTTACGAAAAGAATTTTGGAATGGCTGCATGTGCCCAATGCTGATAGTTATGATGTATATCTGGGAACGAGCTATACCGCTGTTGCTAACGCTACGCCTGGTTCAGCGGAATACCAGGGCAATACCAATTCAACTATTTACGATGCATCGTTTATACTGGATGGATCTACGGAAT comes from the Anaerohalosphaera lusitana genome and includes:
- a CDS encoding LamG domain-containing protein, which translates into the protein MFNCKVFVKTFVLVLFMAFGGYATGAAPETLTQQVNHNGGTLTLRMTKETVRGPQFNVKVQNASGAYGDYTAGEVRTYMGTVDEDPSALVAGVLSDNGQLKTKIYFDRGHTLFTEGAAVTGHRGSGIPAYSLPTMATLGAGRVGGDMYRFNIGIDVAYWFYNRHNDVGKCLEMVEFAACQLKAMYTQNALLMPALSLVVIRTSAEACPYEGVFGNTQLGVMKNQWNNDHYANLEGYEAAALGVGQLGGGVAWVGQLYPSDARYCFNGISGDGNFDILARHELGHLWGGLDNQAGRPEGSTIMCGNYYGRFSGPVLERIINNRNKYQNAHVNIGKYTNIQIPPYAALDVMAEGIREGNSWRFDVMANDHDANAEAMSIYNYDSSSNLGGTVTLSQGTGPDGRDELLYFAPIGKTGTDSFHYTIEDSSGSRATGVVVAKIVAGEKIHAYWPLDEMTGTTAQDIAYNANGTLNGGLDFANDSVTGKYDSALNFDGVDDYIALGTDPALSGTFGFSISAWVKTTASGVIIQQRDGSVGGYNGQYIVRVNSDGTAGFVVYNDGYQLNFASTQKVNDGNWHHIVAVRQGNDGYIYVDAGAPATDSGPVKSLNANLAVSIGVDIRDSVGYFDGVIDDVKIYNYPITAQRITDIYTGDIRSDLLSPKDGSAGVTKRILEWLHVPNADSYDVYLGTSYTAVANATPGSAEYQGNTNSTIYDASFILDGSTEYFWRIDPVNAGGALPGNVWDFTTDSTVEPYREVCHWTFDGTLADATGNGYDGTASKSPVYVAGVSGQALNADEITVEHVLAQQETWQEFTVTVWAKSDTHTQMPYAAVFNNNSDGNDFQIDCGEDTYRYYAYGLVDMAAISMNDWTMLTAACDADSVKLYTNGELVAQSSNRGVDFGRFAVGVNRGGTNFFDGAIDDLRIFNYARSAEEIATDYYAITGEAICLERPSMDIAGPNGKPDCKVDLHDFASFAAEWMDCGLSPQEVCPQ